A single window of Pseudarthrobacter defluvii DNA harbors:
- the dnaJ gene encoding molecular chaperone DnaJ has protein sequence MSSHYDVLGVSPEATGEEIKKAYRKLARTLHPDVNPGADAAERFKAVTHAYEVLSDPQKRRIYDTTGNENGTDNGFGGAGYAGQGFAFQDIFDTFFGAGGTSGPASRVRRGQDALISVRIDLRDAVFGVNKKLEVDTAVVCPTCDGSCCRPGTHPERCDICGGSGQVQRAVRSILGQVMTAAPCGTCEGFGTVIKDPCNECSGQGRIRSRRSLTIKVPAGVATGTRIQLSGQGEAGPAGGPAGDLYVEIRVNNDPTYVRESDDLHATLHIPMTAAALGTDVSLETFDGTQEIDVKPGTQSGEIITLRGLGVTHLRGYGRGDLKVHLQVDTPAKLDSAQEELLRQLAKLRGEQITEGKLAASGGMFAKLRDRLGNL, from the coding sequence TTGAGCAGCCACTATGACGTCCTTGGCGTTTCACCCGAAGCGACGGGGGAAGAAATCAAAAAGGCCTACCGCAAGCTGGCCCGCACCCTTCATCCGGATGTTAACCCAGGTGCCGACGCTGCCGAGCGGTTCAAGGCCGTAACCCACGCCTACGAGGTCCTTTCCGACCCCCAGAAGCGCAGGATCTACGACACCACCGGCAATGAAAACGGCACAGACAACGGCTTCGGCGGCGCAGGCTACGCTGGCCAGGGCTTCGCGTTCCAGGACATCTTCGACACCTTCTTCGGCGCCGGCGGCACCTCCGGACCGGCATCGCGTGTCCGCCGCGGCCAGGACGCGCTGATCAGCGTCCGGATCGACCTCCGCGACGCCGTGTTCGGAGTGAACAAAAAACTCGAGGTGGACACTGCCGTGGTCTGCCCCACCTGCGACGGATCCTGCTGCCGCCCCGGCACCCATCCGGAGCGCTGCGACATCTGCGGCGGCAGCGGCCAGGTGCAGCGGGCCGTCCGCTCCATTCTGGGCCAGGTCATGACAGCTGCTCCCTGCGGCACCTGCGAAGGATTCGGCACCGTCATCAAGGACCCCTGCAACGAATGCAGCGGGCAGGGCCGTATCCGCAGCCGCCGGTCACTGACCATCAAGGTCCCCGCCGGCGTCGCCACCGGCACCCGGATCCAGCTCTCCGGCCAGGGCGAGGCCGGCCCGGCAGGGGGCCCTGCCGGCGACCTGTACGTGGAGATCCGCGTCAACAACGACCCCACCTACGTCCGGGAAAGCGACGACCTGCACGCCACACTGCACATCCCCATGACTGCGGCCGCCCTGGGCACGGACGTCAGCCTGGAAACCTTCGACGGCACGCAGGAGATCGACGTCAAGCCCGGCACCCAGTCCGGCGAAATCATCACACTGCGCGGCTTGGGCGTCACCCACCTGAGGGGTTACGGCCGAGGCGACCTGAAGGTCCACCTCCAGGTGGACACCCCTGCGAAGCTCGACTCCGCGCAGGAGGAACTCCTCCGCCAGCTTGCCAAACTCCGCGGTGAACAGATCACCGAGGGCAAGCTCGCCGCCAGCGGCGGCATGTTCGCCAAGCTCCGGGACCGGCTCGGTAACCTTTAG
- the hrcA gene encoding heat-inducible transcriptional repressor HrcA, whose product MSEPRKLEVLRAIVEDYVHSREPVGSKALVERHHLGVSSATIRNDMAALEDEGLITAPHTSAGRIPTDKGYRLFVDQISAVKPLSAAERRAIQTLLEGADDLDDVLDRTVRLLSQLTNQVAVVQYPHLSRALVRHIEFVLLAPRKVLVVLIANSGKVEQRVIDVGQDLGDEALAELRTRFLGALGGTRLSLLAQALPAVVAATPQPQRQAAHALALGLEGLAQNSREDRMVMAGTANLARSNVDFPLSIGPVLEALEEQVVMLRLLSEMAQDHRGVAVSIGRENPYDGLAEASVVATGYGPDSAAKVGILGPTRMDYPTTMAAVRAVARYLSRILGP is encoded by the coding sequence GTGAGCGAGCCACGGAAACTGGAAGTATTGCGGGCCATTGTGGAGGACTACGTCCACTCCCGTGAGCCGGTTGGGTCGAAGGCCTTGGTGGAGCGGCATCATCTCGGCGTTTCCAGCGCCACCATCCGTAATGACATGGCCGCCCTGGAGGATGAGGGGCTGATTACTGCTCCGCACACCAGTGCCGGCCGGATTCCCACGGACAAGGGATACCGCCTTTTCGTCGACCAGATCTCGGCCGTCAAGCCCCTTTCGGCTGCAGAACGCCGTGCTATCCAGACGCTCCTGGAAGGCGCCGACGACCTCGATGACGTACTTGACCGCACCGTCCGGCTGCTGTCGCAGCTGACCAACCAGGTGGCCGTGGTCCAGTATCCGCACCTGAGCCGGGCACTCGTCCGACACATCGAATTCGTGCTTCTGGCGCCGCGGAAGGTCCTCGTGGTCCTGATCGCCAACAGCGGCAAGGTGGAGCAGCGCGTCATCGACGTCGGGCAGGACCTTGGGGATGAGGCGCTGGCTGAGCTGCGCACCCGTTTCCTCGGCGCCCTGGGGGGAACGCGGCTGAGCCTTCTCGCGCAGGCCCTTCCCGCCGTCGTTGCTGCGACACCCCAACCGCAGCGGCAGGCAGCGCACGCACTGGCCCTTGGCTTGGAGGGGCTGGCCCAGAACAGCCGGGAGGACCGCATGGTCATGGCCGGCACCGCGAACCTCGCCAGGTCCAACGTGGATTTTCCGCTCAGCATCGGTCCGGTGCTTGAGGCACTTGAGGAACAGGTGGTCATGCTGCGGCTGTTGAGCGAGATGGCCCAGGACCACCGCGGCGTGGCTGTGAGCATCGGAAGGGAGAACCCTTACGACGGCCTTGCCGAGGCCTCCGTGGTGGCAACGGGCTACGGCCCGGACAGCGCGGCAAAGGTGGGAATTCTCGGCCCTACCCGCATGGACTATCCCACCACCATGGCCGCCGTCAGGGCCGTGGCCCGCTACCTTTCCAGGATCCTGGGGCCCTGA
- a CDS encoding PhoH family protein, with protein MTESANGKRRLNTGEGSPGEFPHSMPGTRTEVVLFENTDQMVQSLGSHDEALRFIEEQFPGVNFHARGNELSISGPISDVPRIMRLLQEVRGLVARGTVITPAVLQQLVALLRTQSLQNPVDVLTHDILSSRGRTIRPKTLNQKNYVDAIDANTVIFGIGPAGTGKTYLAMAKAVQALQQKEVSRIILTRPAVEAGERLGFLPGTLSDKIDPYLRPLYDALHDMMDPESIPRLMAAGTIEVAPLAYMRGRTLNDAFIILDEAQNTTPEQMKMFLTRLGFGSKMVVTGDVTQVDLPFGTRSGLRIVEEILQGIEDVNFSVLDAADVVRHRLVGDIVNAYSIWDETQRNRVKHSASREKRGEHA; from the coding sequence ATGACTGAATCAGCGAACGGTAAGCGCCGGCTCAACACGGGCGAAGGCAGTCCCGGGGAATTTCCGCACTCCATGCCCGGCACGCGGACCGAAGTTGTCCTCTTCGAGAACACCGACCAGATGGTTCAATCACTTGGCAGCCACGATGAAGCGCTGCGCTTCATCGAAGAGCAGTTCCCGGGCGTCAATTTCCACGCCCGTGGCAACGAACTGTCCATCAGCGGCCCCATAAGTGACGTCCCCCGGATCATGCGGCTCCTCCAGGAAGTCCGCGGCCTGGTGGCCCGCGGCACTGTCATCACGCCCGCAGTGCTGCAACAGCTGGTGGCACTCCTGCGCACCCAGTCGCTGCAGAATCCCGTGGACGTGCTCACCCATGACATCCTCTCCAGCCGCGGCAGGACCATCCGGCCCAAGACCCTCAACCAGAAGAACTACGTTGATGCCATTGACGCCAACACGGTGATCTTTGGCATCGGGCCCGCCGGAACCGGCAAGACCTACCTGGCCATGGCCAAAGCAGTGCAGGCGCTGCAGCAAAAAGAGGTCAGCAGGATCATCCTCACCCGGCCGGCAGTGGAGGCGGGCGAGCGGCTGGGCTTCCTGCCCGGCACATTGAGTGACAAGATCGACCCCTACCTCAGGCCGCTCTACGACGCCCTGCACGACATGATGGACCCCGAGTCCATACCCCGGCTCATGGCAGCGGGCACCATCGAAGTGGCACCGTTGGCATACATGCGCGGGCGGACCCTCAACGATGCGTTCATCATCCTCGACGAGGCCCAGAACACCACGCCGGAACAGATGAAGATGTTCCTTACGCGCCTGGGATTCGGATCCAAGATGGTGGTCACCGGAGACGTCACCCAGGTGGACCTGCCGTTCGGGACGCGGTCAGGCCTGCGGATCGTCGAGGAAATCCTGCAGGGCATCGAGGACGTAAACTTCTCCGTCCTGGATGCCGCCGACGTCGTGCGGCACCGGCTCGTAGGGGACATCGTCAACGCCTACAGCATCTGGGACGAAACCCAGCGGAACCGGGTCAAGCATTCAGCCAGCCGGGAAAAACGGGGGGAACACGCGTGA
- a CDS encoding 16S rRNA (uracil(1498)-N(3))-methyltransferase: MSNPVFFTSAGSLDAMAPGQPFVLEGAEARHAVTVKRLAPGESVDIVDGAGTRMTGKVVSATSSGLEVECASLTLEERPEVRLVLVQALAKGDRDELAIETATELGIDAVVPWQSERSIVRWKGDRAARAHAKWESSVAAAAKQARRAWIPEVRAAVDTAGLSAAVEASDLAVILHEDAVRPLRTVLEAWQGSAGTGPREILLIVGPEGGISPREVTKLCDKGAATALLGHHVLRSSTAGPAAVVLASDILGRWTVTGP, encoded by the coding sequence GTGAGCAACCCCGTCTTCTTCACTTCCGCCGGTTCCCTGGACGCCATGGCGCCGGGCCAACCCTTTGTCCTCGAAGGGGCGGAGGCGCGTCACGCTGTCACCGTCAAACGACTGGCTCCGGGTGAGTCAGTCGATATCGTCGACGGCGCCGGCACCCGCATGACCGGAAAAGTCGTCTCCGCCACGTCGTCCGGGCTCGAAGTGGAGTGCGCAAGCCTCACCCTTGAAGAAAGGCCCGAGGTCCGGCTGGTGCTGGTACAGGCGCTTGCCAAGGGTGACCGCGACGAGCTGGCCATTGAGACCGCCACCGAACTGGGCATCGACGCCGTCGTGCCCTGGCAGTCCGAGCGGTCCATCGTCCGCTGGAAAGGCGACCGGGCGGCGCGTGCACACGCCAAGTGGGAATCATCCGTGGCCGCGGCCGCCAAACAGGCGCGGCGGGCTTGGATCCCGGAGGTACGTGCCGCCGTCGACACGGCCGGGCTTTCCGCGGCCGTGGAAGCCTCGGATCTGGCGGTCATCCTGCATGAAGACGCTGTACGGCCGCTGCGCACTGTCCTGGAGGCGTGGCAGGGGAGTGCGGGTACCGGTCCCCGTGAAATCCTGCTGATCGTGGGCCCGGAGGGCGGCATCAGTCCTCGCGAAGTAACAAAACTCTGCGATAAAGGCGCTGCGACCGCCCTGCTGGGGCACCATGTCCTGCGGTCGTCGACAGCCGGTCCGGCCGCCGTCGTGCTTGCCAGCGACATCCTTGGCCGGTGGACGGTTACCGGACCTTAA
- a CDS encoding GerMN domain-containing protein, producing the protein MGRVRPAVLAGILVLVPVLAGCTAEGGPSPAGTTASVPASGGTMPDAPSTSAPLETTQSSNKAPVYWIGRSGGNIFLYREFRDVPEQENPVTRALRAMMSEKPLDPDFFTPWQNPEKLATSISGKDVITVDVSADAFNSNLDADMAARAIQQLIYTATAAAASSGLVDTGQQVRVRILVDGHTDYVAFGKVQLGALMTRAAGLVAPVWIIDPQENAEVPAGSVKITGRSTSPGAKLRWQVLRAADGGSKAPFLTGETTADAAQGPAGAFALALNLPSGDYELHVAQAGIGGEPDKNEDTRSIKVR; encoded by the coding sequence ATGGGCCGCGTGCGCCCCGCCGTCCTGGCAGGAATCCTGGTGCTTGTTCCGGTCCTGGCAGGCTGCACGGCCGAGGGCGGGCCGTCACCCGCAGGCACCACTGCCTCAGTCCCCGCTTCAGGTGGCACAATGCCTGACGCGCCCTCCACCAGCGCGCCGCTGGAAACCACCCAGTCCTCCAACAAGGCCCCGGTGTACTGGATCGGCCGCAGCGGCGGGAACATCTTCCTTTACCGCGAATTCCGCGATGTTCCGGAGCAGGAAAACCCGGTCACCCGGGCCCTGCGCGCCATGATGTCCGAGAAGCCTTTGGACCCCGATTTCTTCACCCCCTGGCAGAACCCCGAAAAGCTCGCCACCTCCATTTCCGGCAAGGATGTCATCACCGTGGACGTCTCAGCCGATGCTTTCAACAGCAATCTCGACGCAGACATGGCGGCCCGGGCCATCCAGCAGCTGATCTATACGGCAACCGCCGCTGCCGCCAGTTCGGGCCTGGTCGATACCGGCCAGCAGGTCCGGGTGCGGATCCTGGTGGACGGCCACACGGATTACGTCGCGTTCGGCAAGGTCCAGCTGGGCGCATTGATGACCCGCGCAGCGGGCCTCGTGGCGCCGGTGTGGATTATTGACCCCCAGGAAAACGCCGAGGTACCAGCCGGCAGCGTGAAGATCACCGGGCGCAGCACGTCACCTGGCGCAAAGCTCCGCTGGCAGGTCCTGCGCGCCGCAGATGGCGGCAGCAAAGCGCCCTTCCTGACCGGGGAAACCACGGCCGACGCCGCGCAAGGGCCGGCGGGCGCCTTCGCGCTGGCACTGAATCTGCCGTCCGGCGACTACGAGCTCCACGTAGCGCAGGCAGGCATTGGCGGCGAGCCGGACAAGAACGAGGACACGAGGTCCATTAAGGTCCGGTAA
- the ybeY gene encoding rRNA maturation RNase YbeY: MSIEVNNESGIQVEEAELVSLSRYIFEQLYIHPQAELSILLVDEPAMEKLHIELMDEPGATDVLSVPMDELTPGTPDRPTPQGMLGDIAICPQVAKVQARNAGHTLQDEMLLLTTHGILHLLGYDHAEPEEKAEMFGLQRELLSGFTGKEAPAETTQ; the protein is encoded by the coding sequence GTGAGCATCGAGGTGAACAACGAATCCGGCATCCAGGTGGAGGAAGCGGAGCTCGTTTCCCTTTCGCGGTACATTTTCGAGCAGCTCTACATCCATCCGCAGGCGGAACTTTCCATCCTCCTGGTAGATGAACCTGCCATGGAGAAGCTGCACATCGAGCTCATGGACGAGCCAGGGGCCACTGACGTGCTCTCGGTTCCGATGGACGAGCTGACCCCCGGAACCCCCGACCGGCCCACGCCCCAGGGAATGCTGGGTGACATCGCTATCTGTCCGCAGGTGGCGAAGGTCCAGGCCCGGAATGCCGGCCATACGCTTCAGGACGAGATGCTGCTGCTGACCACGCACGGCATCCTGCACCTTCTGGGTTACGACCACGCCGAGCCGGAAGAGAAAGCGGAGATGTTCGGGCTCCAGCGTGAACTCCTGTCCGGCTTCACCGGCAAAGAAGCCCCCGCCGAGACAACCCAGTGA